AAGCGCATCCTGGATCGCTACAAAATCCTCGACCGGTACAAAATCCTCGACCGGTACAAAATCCTCGATCGCTACGCTTTCCTGAATGCGTTCCCAGGCTTTGCTATTACCATTGTTGATGATTCAACAGATGGTGATTTCACAGATATCATTAATGCGCTACAAGCTGATCCCGATATCGCCTGGATTGAGCCCGACTTTAACGTTGAAACACCTGCGCAGTCCGCCCACAACACCTACAGTGGCCAGCAAATCCCCTGGAGCGTTGCGGCTGTTGGTGGACAAGACAGTTGGACACGCTCTGGCAATGGCGAAGGCGAAGTTACAGGCGTCGAAGTTTACGTTCTCGATACAGGCGTTGCTGATGCAAATGCACAAAACGCGCGTTCAGACATGAACATTGTCGAAAACATCGATTTCCGCGATCTTAACAACCAGGATGCACGCGACTATGACGGCCATGGCACACACATCGCCGGCATCATTGGTGCAATCGATGACGGCGACGGCCTCGTTGGTATCGCACCCGGAGTTCGTATTCACAACTACAAAGTGCTAAACGACGAAGGTGGCACGGACGTCTCCGTTTCAATCGCTGCAGTCGAGCACATTCTAACGCATAAGCTCAGTAACCCATCCATCCCCATGGTTGTGAACATGAGCCTGGGTGAGAACATTGGCAAAACCGACTATACAGCCCTGGACGATGCGATTCAGGCAGCAATAGACACCGGCGTTGTCTTTGTAATCGCAGCCGGGAATGAAGGCGCACCTGTTGAAAAAGTAACACCAGCACATGTCGATGACGCAATTACTGTGGGCTCATATGACCAGGCGGGTATATTCAGCAGCTTCTCCAACCACGGGCCCCTGATCGATATTCTGGCCCCGGGCGATGACATCGCTTCGCTCTCCGACATGAACAATGACGGTGTGTACGACAACGAAATGGCTTCCATGACGGGTACGTCAATGTCTGCCGGCCACGTGACTGGTGCCGCCGTGCTCTATCTCGCAAAGAACCCGTCAGCTAGCCCGGCAGAAGTGCAAGAAGCGATCTTAAACAACGCCAAAACACACACAACAGCACACCCGTCTAATACTACAAACAAAACCGTATGGGTTGGCCATGCCTTCACGCCGGGTAAGTATAATCTCAAAGCCCAACACAGTGGTCGCTGCGCTGATGTAGAAGCACATTCGTCTAATGATGCAGGCAACATTCAGCAATGGGGCTGCCACAGCGGTAACAACCAAAAATGGTATATCGCAGCAGATGGCAGTGGGTTCTATACCATAACGGCAGAACACAGCGGCAAGCGCATGGATGTAAGCCAGCATTCTTCAAGTGATGGTGCCAACATCTACCAATGGTCTGCCCACAACGGAGACAACCAGAAATGGGAATTCATCAAGCAGGAAAATGGTTCTTTTCTGATCAAATCAAAATCCAGCGGTAAGTGCCTGGACGTACACACAGGCTCTAGTGCAAACGGGACAAATATTGTGCAGTGGTCCTGTACTGGCGATGATAATCAAAGCTGGAAGCTTATCGCGACAAACTAGACTTCCTGCAACAAACTAAAAGTCTGCAAGCAACCAAACCCTGACGTTTATCATAAGCGTCAGGGTTTTATATATCTGTTTGTTTTTATTGCACTTCTAATGTCCGATAAGTATCTTGCGGTAACTAATTTACACCTTGCTTATGTCCGATATAACACCACACTCCCCCACCCATGCCCTGGTATCGCTCCAGGAGACTGCAGCGCGCGCGCAAGCTTACGCAGAGCAGTCGCGTGCAGAGAACACAAAAAAGGCGTACCGGAGCGACTGGAATCACTTTTGCGCCTGGTGCGATGAAAACGGACTCAAGGCTATGCCGGCGACAATTGACACCGTCACGCTGTACATCACAAGCTGTGCAGACCGCTACAAGGTTACAACCCTCGAGCGTCGACTTGCATCGATCAGCCAAGCACACAAAACTGCAGGACTTGAGAGCCCGGCCCTGGTTTCCCGCGAGCCATTACACTCGGTTTGGAGCGGCATTGTGCGATCCAAATCACGTCTAAAGCAAAAAGTGGCCCCCGTCCTGACTGAAGACATCAAGTTGATGATAGATCACTTGCCACGCAATGCGGATGAGCCCGGCAATCCACTCACCCTTTCGAGTTTACGTGACCGGGCCTTGTTGCTGGTTGGTTTTGCCGGCGCCATGCGCCGCAGCGAACTCGCAGGTTTGCACGTTGAAGATTTACAATTCACTCCTGATGGCTTGCGTGTTTTGATTCGCCAGAGCAAGACAGACCAGGAAGGCCGCGGGCAAGTCGTTGGCCTTGTGCATGGCGCAAACCCACTGACCTGCCCGGTCCGCGCTGTTCGCGCCTGGATGCGCGCAGCAGGTATCCACAGCGGTCCCGTTTTCCGGGGCATGTGCACGTTCATTGCCGTTTCAAAAAAGATTTCGACTGCGATCGGATTGGGCATTTCGGTGATGATCGTGCAATCGATTACGGTGCCGGCCAACAATCTGATCCTCAGCTATCTA
This genomic interval from Bacteroidota bacterium contains the following:
- a CDS encoding Rnf-Nqr domain containing protein, which produces MSDITPHSPTHALVSLQETAARAQAYAEQSRAENTKKAYRSDWNHFCAWCDENGLKAMPATIDTVTLYITSCADRYKVTTLERRLASISQAHKTAGLESPALVSREPLHSVWSGIVRSKSRLKQKVAPVLTEDIKLMIDHLPRNADEPGNPLTLSSLRDRALLLVGFAGAMRRSELAGLHVEDLQFTPDGLRVLIRQSKTDQEGRGQVVGLVHGANPLTCPVRAVRAWMRAAGIHSGPVFRGMCTFIAVSKKISTAIGLGISVMIVQSITVPANNLILSYL
- a CDS encoding S8 family serine peptidase; translated protein: MQTPPYRNRLFSYGLLFLLFLSPAILQGCDGIIDAESTDDSIIDLDKPITQNKLRHADMLDQAISYAGASKSGQPELNLIFSVSPKRILDRYKILDRYKILDRYKILDRYAFLNAFPGFAITIVDDSTDGDFTDIINALQADPDIAWIEPDFNVETPAQSAHNTYSGQQIPWSVAAVGGQDSWTRSGNGEGEVTGVEVYVLDTGVADANAQNARSDMNIVENIDFRDLNNQDARDYDGHGTHIAGIIGAIDDGDGLVGIAPGVRIHNYKVLNDEGGTDVSVSIAAVEHILTHKLSNPSIPMVVNMSLGENIGKTDYTALDDAIQAAIDTGVVFVIAAGNEGAPVEKVTPAHVDDAITVGSYDQAGIFSSFSNHGPLIDILAPGDDIASLSDMNNDGVYDNEMASMTGTSMSAGHVTGAAVLYLAKNPSASPAEVQEAILNNAKTHTTAHPSNTTNKTVWVGHAFTPGKYNLKAQHSGRCADVEAHSSNDAGNIQQWGCHSGNNQKWYIAADGSGFYTITAEHSGKRMDVSQHSSSDGANIYQWSAHNGDNQKWEFIKQENGSFLIKSKSSGKCLDVHTGSSANGTNIVQWSCTGDDNQSWKLIATN